The nucleotide window tcccctttcgATTTTCATCTGCGCTGCCGCTACCGCCGCCGCCAGCCCCGCTTTTGTTTATGCCCAAAATGGCCCTCCTCTTCTTCCGGCTTCTGATCCCGCACGCATTGCATAGCGACTGTAAACACAAACAGAGATCACAGAtcagaaacccagaaacaaattttgaaaaaataattAGGGTTTTTTTGGGGGGTGAGAGTCACCTTAGGCCCGGCTGGACCGCCTCTCCACAAAGGGGTTTTGGAGGTGCCGCAATCGAAGCATGTCCTCTTCTGGCCTTCTTCCGATGAGCCTTCATTTGGGTGTTTGATGACGTTCATGTCCTCCGACTCTGATCCCTGCACAAACACACACAACCGATCCGATCAGCAACTATTCAGATCAAACCCACAAGACTGAGATCACAAAAGGAAAGCTCTGTACCTGATCACTCAGCTTATCGCACGGATCCAACATTTTGCGTAACTATTTCGAAGATCTAAGACGGACCCAGATGAGAAAAACGAGTGAATCGTACTGGGTATCCACTAATTTGATCCAACTACAACAAAGGGCGGCGCAACTCGGAGCAAAACCCTAGTTGTGGTACACCCAGAAAACAGAGCAAGAAATCTAGATCGATCAGCTGCTAGCTTTGATTTGGTTGAAGGGCTGAAGCGAGATAACAAATCAAAGTGATTAGGAGCTAAGGTGATCAGAACCAAACAGGAATCAGGGAAATGATTGAGAAAAAACAGAGAGTTGGGTGTGATCAAACGAATCAAAATGAGCTAGTGTGAGGATCAAGATGAGGATAgatagatatatatgaaagctaAAGCGGTGGGAAAGAGAGATAGGGCAACAGTGAGAGAGGGAGTGATGAGAAAGATGGGACGAGAAGGAAAGAGAGGGGGGGAGGCTTAAAAATGAGGAATCAAACCGACACAGAAGCAATAACCAGCCGCAGCAGATCTAAAAATTGCCTCTCTTTATATAAATGGGATGCGAAACCCTAGCCCTGGGAGTTGGGAAATGACGGGAATGGCCCTGCTTACAGAAAACACCACAATTTGATCCAACCCGCCAAAAGGGGGTTTGGCGGAATCAACAAAAAGGGCGCCATATCTGAAATGGGGGATTTGTCTCTGTTTGTGAATTTTTCAATtcgttttcaaattttttttttttcaagggaGGAAATATAATTCCAATATAATTATGGAATGATTAATTGGGGTGGTGATGGAAATCAGAGAAGGACAGGAAAAAGAGGGATGGAGGGGTGAGTCAGAGATTGTTGCTTCCTGCCCCGTTTGATAGGTCAAACCCACTCTGCCCCTCTCACCCCGCCTTGTCATCACTTTTGGGAATTTGGGGGCAAAAACATGTTTTCAGTTGGCGGcaaaaccaaatttcacttccaTTTTCATTATCCTGTTTAAGATTTGGTGTATTTTCCGGATATTGTTAAGCACCATACTCCCAACCCaacagaaagcaaaaaaaaaaaaatcttgggaTGCCTCCAATGGTCGATCTTAATGCTCAATTTTGGGTTGGTTGAGGTGTAATATTATCATCGTTAATATAATTATGAATCAATTTACGTTATAAATGACATGACTTGACATGTCAACGAACTGCAAAAACAGGCATAATGTTCATTCTTGCTCATGCGGGCTTGGTGAAATAAAAATTGAGCCAATTAACtagtgagaaaaaaataattgaaaaagaagaagaagttaacATATATACCTGCAAAATGGTTTTGACCTTTTGATACAAGATGATGTCATAACTATACGACATGAATATACTACAAAATCGGGTGCGTTACGGTTGAGTGAAAATGAGACGGCACAGTATGATAGTCGAACGGACAATTTAATCTAAATTTGTTATATGCGGGGTCAATAAATCAAATATTGAGTGGACATCAATAACTTTCAAAGAAtactctcccttttttttttcgaaaagtTGAAACCCAATCAAACTGGGAGGCACATTCACACGTCCAAATTATTATTAATTATAGATTGTCGCATCAGGGGGATGTAATATCTGAACCCCGAGCGCTTATAGAAGCTTTACAAAAATCCTCATAAAGAACATCCTGTGAGTAGTTAGGAGTCTCCTCTAAACATAGAGGAAATCTATTTTCAGAGAATGCTCTCCCTTTTTATCCCCTCTAAAAATTCAACTTTTCTACTTCATTTGAATCAAATTCATTGATTTTCCATACAAGAAATATTACCTACGGAAAAGAACCTCTTACATTACCAACCATAACTTGAGATATTGTCGATCAACAACCTTGGTCAACAAATTTACTACACTACCAAAAAGACAATACCTCATCAGTTACTAAGTAAGTCATCGATTATGTTCCAATGAACTTAAACATTACGAGATTTGAGAGAAATAATACAAAATAAAGGAATCTAACTCTCGTGTTAGAGAGAGTTAACAGCTAACAAACCAAGGTACTCGATTATAAATTAAgcaaaaagacaaagaaaaagagtaggaaaaaaaactCATTTTAGTTGAAGCATATTTTCTGTGATTAAATTGTTCAATAAAAGAAATTGCATATTTTGATAATTAGAATTAATAATAGATATTGATTATCATCATAATTGTTACAATTGTTTTAGAGAAAAAGTGCTCGAATATAATTTTTGTTCACATCAAGTTGAGTCAAAGTACAAGATTGTGCacatcccaaaagaaaacatggaattgaaaagaaaaggtTGTCTTATCCACAGTTGCTCTAGACGTCTAGTAATCTCTATTACTGGATACCAAAGAAGCAGAGGCGGCGAGTGGCATTCCATTACCCATGTAGCTCTCTG belongs to Rosa chinensis cultivar Old Blush chromosome 4, RchiOBHm-V2, whole genome shotgun sequence and includes:
- the LOC112198363 gene encoding GATA transcription factor 15 — its product is MLDPCDKLSDQGSESEDMNVIKHPNEGSSEEGQKRTCFDCGTSKTPLWRGGPAGPKSLCNACGIRSRKKRRAILGINKSGAGGGGSGSADENRKGKKSSSNKQLGDGLKQRLLALGREVLMQRSTVERQRRKLGEEEQAAVLLMALSYGSVSA